The Pseudanabaena sp. ABRG5-3 genome includes the window TTTGTTCCCACTCTCATTCTTTTAACAATTGCAATCCAAAACCAGAGGATGAATTGCGGCGCTTTGCGCCGCAACTCATCCTCTGGTTTTATGTCCTGAGCAAAACTTGCTTTGCAATAGATTTGTTGTAACAGAATGTTAAGTTATTGCTGTCATAGCGGCATGACTCCTTGACAGCATCAAATTCTCCCTGTACCTTAGTTGCATACCCGGGTATTCACTGTTCTTAACCACTATGCAAGACAAGCAAAAGGTAACTTTTTATCTCCCCGAACGACTACATCAGCAGCTTAAGATTCGCTCTGCTATTGATGGTGATTCGATGTCAGACTTGGCAGAAAAGGCTATCAGCTTTTACCTATCCCACGCTGATATTGTGGAGTCCGCAGGTATCGGGCATACTCATCAAACTTATAACTGTCCAAGCTGTTCTCAGACAGTTGTAATCCGCAATGGTGATTTGCTAGCGATCGGGGGCAATCGTACTCAGACTTTACCTGTAACTGTTAGCAAAGCTGATGGCGCAGGCGAAGAGCTAGTATCCGTTAACTGAATTTCTAGACCCTAGACGTTAATTTATCTGTAGACAAGGTGAGGATGGAGGCGTAAACCTCTGTATTACTATATGCAAGAACAACTTAGCATTTTAATTCAAGCCCAATATCCCTTGATCTACCTCAACACCCCAGAGGAAGAAAGAGCAGAACGGGCGATCGCTAACATTTCTCAACTTAAGCCAATCCGTCGAGTGTTCGTATGGACTTCGACCCGTGGAATTGTTGAGTATGGTCAGGCAACAGGAGCAGCCCAACACAATACTGAGTCGATCCAAGCGGCTTTGCAATGGGTGATTCGCTCTGATCAAAAAGATCCTGCTATCTATATATTTAAAGACGCGCATCCTTTCTTTGATCATCCAGTAACCGTCCGTTGTCTACGTGATGCAGTTGCTAACTTTAAAGGCACTCAAAAAACGATCATTTTGATGTCGCCCATCCAAGTGATTCCTGTTGAACTAGAGAAAGACATCGTTGTACTTGATTTTCCTCTGCCAGATATTAAAGCGATCGAAGAGGTTCTCGACCAGCAACTCGGACAGGTTCGTACGAAGAAGATATCTGCGGAAACCCGTGAGAAGTTAGTCAGAGCTACCCTAGGCCTAACTCAAGATGAAGCTGAAAAGGTTTATCGCAAAGCTCAAGTTACTAATGGCAAATTGACCGAAGAAGAAGTTGATATTGTTCTCTCAGAGAAGCAACAGTTAATTCGGCGCAATGGCATCCTCGAATATATCGAAGATGAGGAAGATTTGGATGCAGTTGGGGGACTTGAAGAGTTAAAGCATTGGTTGCAACAGCGATCAAATGCCTTTAGCCAAAGAGCGAGAAATTATGGATTGCCTCAGCCTAAGGGAATGCTGATTCTCGGTGTCCCCGGCTGTGGTAAGTCCTTAATCGCCAAGACCACTGCAAGGCTCTGGTCATTGCCCTTAATTCGTCTCGATATGGGTCGCGTTTATGATGGCTCCACCGTAGGCAAGTCAGAGGCAAATTTACGCAATGCCCTCAAAGTTGCCGAATCGATTTCACCAATGATTCTATTTATTGATGAGCTTGATAAAGCTTTTGCGGGGGGAGCAGGTTCAGCAGATTCCGATGGTGGTACATCATCACGAATCTTTGGTACGTTCCTAACATGGATGCAGGAAAAGAAATCACCTGTATTTGTGATGGCAACCGCCAACCGTATCGAAAAGTTACCGGGGGAATTTCTCCGCAAGGGGCGTTTTGATGAGCTATTCTTTGTGGATTTACCTAATGGTGAAGAACGCAGAGATATCTTTAAAATTCATCTGTGCAAGCGTCGTCCAGATGTTGAAAAATTAGACAGGTTCGATTTTGAGCAACTATCGAAAGTAAGCGATGGTTTTTCGGGGGCGGAAATCGAGCAGGCAGTAATTGCTGCCATGTATGAAGCTTTTGCCCAAGATCGGGAGTTTACACAGCTAGACATCATTTCGGCTGTGAAATCGACAACTCCTCTCTCGCGCACGATGACTGAGCAGGTTGCTGCTCTGCGTGACTGGGCAAGGATGCGGGCTAGACCCGCCGCAACTTCTGTCGCTGAATATCAGCGTATGGAGTTTTAAAAAGCTTATTCTGCTGTTTTTGCAGGCAGCAGAGTTAAGGCTAGATTCTAAAGAATCTCTTATCAAAAGATCTTTAGGCTAGCAGCTAACATAAGAGTTAAGAACCACCAAATCTCTTATGTCTCCCGTTTGAGTTAACAGTTGAGTTCACACTTGAATTAACAATTATTTACAGGAGCTACACTATTATGTCTCATTTCAGCACTCTTCGCACAAAAATTACTGATGCCGAAGTCCTCAAGTCGTCTTTGCGCGATCTGGGTATTACCGTTAATACTGAAGCTGATGTTCGTGGCTATAACAGCCAGCGCATCCGTGCCGACATTGTAGCGACTCTTGAAGGTGACTATGATCTAGGCTGGTCTCGTAATGCTGATGGTTCTTTTGACCTGATCGCTGATCTCTGGGGTGTTGCCAAAAAGCACAATCAGACTGAGCTGATCAACTCGATCAACCAAAAGTATGCTGTTAACAAGGCTCTGACTGAAGTGAAGCGTCCTGGTCTCAGCAATGCCAATGTCAAACTCGTCTTGCAGTAAGGTGCCTAATCTTGCGAGTTAACTATGCAAATTAACAGGTTAGTCATCGTTGACTAGCCTGTTTTTTATAGAAGGCAAATTACAAGAAATAATACTAAAAACAATACGGAAGCTACAATCTGCGTTTCTTTGTAAATCTAAGATTTAAATCATACTCTTCCAATTTCTTGATTTTAAATGTAAGATTATGATACAAAATTTGAGCTAACGTCGCCCCAATGGAAATTGCGATCGCCCTCTTGCAACATTACAGCTTTGATCTTGGTGGATATACCATCAATGATTTGACTCGTGCATGGAGCAAGTTTAAGCCTGAGTGGGTGCGTCAAGCCGTTATCGAATCATTGTTTCAAGGCAGATACAAAGCAATTTCTGTAAGTCAAATTTTGCAGCTATGGGAACGCAAAGGGGAACCAAACTGTCGCTATAACCGTGAATTTGAGCGATTGGTATGTGGTGATGTAGCTGTGATTTATGAAGATCGAATTTACTATACGCCCCCACGCACCTCTACTCGCGAAGTGCCGATTACCGAAATAGCTCCCTTTGCGCCAGCCGAAAAGATTTCTTCACCGATTCCATTTCCCCGTCGTTCCAAGCTTGCAGGTATTCCCATCTCTCCATCACCTCAACCTAAATCCCAAAAATATCCTAGTCGTTTAGCTTCTTTACCTTCAGGCACAACCAAATCTACTCAAGACTCATCTACAAATTTAAAAGCAGAATATTCAGAAGCCTATCGTTCTGCCTATGAAAATATGACTTTGTTAGCAGAGACCTCAATATTTGTAGATAAGCTGCGGTCAATGTGTAGCGATCGCCTAGTCTTACCCGCTCCAGAATTCATAACTGAACAAGAGCAAGTAGAGATTGCCTCCGAGTAAAGAAGTGAGGCGCAAAGCGCCTTATTTCTTTTATTTGGCTAAAGCCTTTTCATGTTGTCCTCGTAACTGTCCACAGGCAGCATCTGACTCTAGTCCCCTAGTGCGGCGTACACTCACCGCGATTTTATAATCTTCTAACACCTGTACAAAGGTTTGAATTGCCTTCTCGCTGGGGCGTTTGTAATCGGCATCAGTGACAGGATTATAGGGGATCAAATTTACATGACTTTGGAAGCCACGAATTAAATGTGCTAGTTCCTGTGCCTGTTCAGCAGAATCATTTACTCCAGATAGAAGCGTATACTCAAAACTAATTCTTCTACCAGTAATTTCCACATACTCGCGACAATCATCCATTAGGGATTCTAGCGGATAGCGATCGGCGGAGGGAATCACTTGAGCACGAACCTGTTGATTAGGAGCATGGAGACTGACTGCAAGCGTTACTTGGAGATGTTCCTTGGCAAATCTGGGGATTTGATTGGGAATGCCAACGGTGGAAACGGTAATATTGCGTTGACCGATACCGATATCTTTATTAATGACATGAATTGCCCCAACAAGATTCTCAAAATTCAGTAATGGCTCGCCCATGCCCATGAAGACGATATGGCTGACGCGCTGCTGCATCACCTCTTGTACCGTCAGCACTTGGTCAATAATTTCATGCTTGGCTAAGTTGCGCCGAAATCCCCCTTTGCCTGTGGCACAAAAATCACATGCCATCGGACAACCAACCTGAGTCGAGACACAAACTGTTAAACGCTTGCTGGTGGGAATGCCAACGGTTTCGACAATTTCACCATCGGCTAATTGCAGAAGAAATTTCTCTGTGCCATCGCGACTTTGCTTATGGAGATGAATTTGTGATCGCCCCATCTCAACAGTTGGATTCGCCGCAAACTGCTCGCGCCATGCCTTCGGAAAAACCGTAATATCTTCTAAACTTCTTGCCCCCCTTGCATAGAGCCATTCATGAAGTTGTTTGCCACGATAGCTAGGCTGCCCTTGAGATACTACCCATTCGGTGAGTTCGGATTGCGATCGCCCCAATAGAGGCAGGGCTTTAGTCGAAGGGGTTGGCAAGGTATTGGCAGTCATGGTGGCGTAGGCAAATGGGCGAATATCTTAAGTTTACTCAAAAATTAGAATGATTGCTGTAACCGAAGGAAGATACAAAAAATCTATAGAGTAAAATCTTAAGATTTCCACGCTTTTTGACTAGTATTAAAGAATCTTAAGGCTAGTCTCTTGAGATAAAAAATTGTGTATTTAATTATCAATTTTAATGCTAAAAATTTTAAATTTTACCATAAGAATTATGTATAAAAATCAAAATTCATTATATTATTTTTGTATGTCATTAATATCCTCTTGAATAAATTCATCAATCTCTTTGGAACCAAGGAGTGGATGAAAATCCATATTTTTATAATACCAACGACCAACATTCACTGCAAATAATTTAGTTTGATTGCTAGATTTATGAGTAACTATTAAAGCTAAAGACTCTGTATAAAACTTATAACTACTCTGATCAGGGATATTAAGCTCTGAAACATTTAATTCTTCAAGTATCTTATTTGCAATGGTTTCATCGAATTGAAATTTTAATTCATTAAATAATTGCTCTACTCTATTTTTTAAAATATCAATTTTAATGTTAATTGCTGTAGCTCTCAATTTCTCATCTTCTCTATTTTGTCTTTCAATTTCTACAAATTCTTTATCCGCTTCTCTTTTTTGAATAAGTTGTCTTTTCTCAGAATCTTCTGCAATGGCTAAAATTAGCCATAACACTAAAGCAAGTACAAGAATATAAATTACAGTAACCATTTTATATAAGCTTATTAAGCAACATATTATATCTACTCATTTGTAAGTATAAACACTTGAAAATGTATATGAGATAATTGAAAAAAGTAGGAATTTGACTAAAATTTATGAAACGCCGTCAGCTTTTATTCGCATTAGGTGGAGCATTGATTGGAGTTCCTGTGATTGGGGCTTTGATTTATGATGCGATCGCGAAATCGAAAAATCAAACCATATACGAACCTGCCGCCGCCCAGTCGCCGCCAGCAACTTCTGCAAATAATCTTGCTGATGCCAATAATGAAGTCATTTTGGAGACTACGGAAGAGCCATTATTGCGTTTTGCAGCGATCGCCGATAATGGCTTTGGTAGCCCCGACCAGTTTGCTGTTGCTAAGTCCATGTGGGACACCTATCAGCAAAAGCCCTATGGCTTCGTACTAATGGCAGGCGATAACATTTATTCCTACGGTGAAATTAAATTAGCAAGAGCCTATTTTGAAGAACCCTATGCCCCATTGCTCAAAGAGAATGTGAAATTTTATGCAGTGCTGGGCAACCATGACATTATTAAATCTAACAATGGTCTTGACCAGATTAATTACAAGCCTTTTAACATGAGCGATCGCTACTACTCCTTTACCAAAGGTGATGTTAACGAAGGAACCGTAGAATTCTTTGCGATTGATACAAATAGTAATGCTCCTTGGGATGCACAACTGGCATGGCTCGATCAGCAACTCGCCAAAAGCACTGCCCCTTGGAAAATTGTCTATGGACATCATCCCCTGTACTCATCAGGTAGACATGGTAGCAATCCCGAATTAGCGGCTAAGCTTGCGCCCATATTTGCTAAACACAAAGTCCCCCTATACCTCTGCGGTCACGATCATGGCTATGAGCGATTTAATCCTATTAATGGTACGGCTTATATTGTCAATGGTGGCGGCGGTGCACCTTTATATAAATTCGGGCGATCACCACAAACCGCCTTTGTGAGTTCGCAGTTTAGCTTCATGACTTTTGATGTCTATCAAGATAAAATCATCACCAAAGCGATCGCTACCGATGGCAAAGTATTTGATCGCGCCATAATTACGAAAACCATTTGATATCAGTGTCCCAAAGTGTCACTTGCATCAATCTAACTAAACTACTAATTCCTATGAGCTTATACCTGTACGCGATTTTACAAGCTGAAAGTCTGGATCTGATTAAAAATCTTGATCTCAAAGGTATGAATACTCAGCCAGTTCAGTTTCACTCATTGCCACCTTTCGCGATCGTTTACAGTGAATCTCAACAGGATCGTTATCTCGCTAGCCGTGCCAACCTCATTGCCCATGAAACTGTTTTAGAATCGCTCATGAAAGCGATCGATCCTCATCAAGCAGTTCCCTTACCACTCCAATTTGGACTAGTAGTTGATGAATGGGAAGAAGTTCAACGCGATTTACTCATTCCCTATGAATCTAAACTAAAGGATCTCATTAATAACCTGATTGGCAAGCGAGAAGTTAGCGTCAAGCTATTTTGGAATCAAACCGAAGAGTTAAATCTTGCAGTTGCGGAAAATGAAGGACTGCGCCAACGACGAGAAGCACTAGTCGGCAAAATTTTGAGTATGGATGAAGCGATCGCGATCGGGCAAGAACTAGAAGCTGCGATCGAGCAACGTCAACAAATCATTGTTGAAGCATTTATCAACACACTCAAGCCTTTATCCCATGACTACGCAGAAGGTGAACTACTCACCGAAAGTATGATCTATAACGGATCTTTTCTAATTGATTGGGATAAAGAACCTGAATTTGCTGCATCTGTTGAAGATCTAGATAAACAATTTGAAAATCGCCTCAGAATTCGCTACAACGACTTCACATCACCCTACAACTTTGTTAAATTTGAGCGCGAGTAGAATCTAAAGACAACTCCAAATAACTAATTAAAAAGTTAATCTTTAGATAGATAATGCGATGAATAGCAAAATTAGGGATAATGTCTACAGATCAATTTTACAAATATATATAGTATGTATGACTTCATTGTTATTGGTAGTGGAATCGTTGGACTTGCAACAGGACGGTCTTTGCTCCAGAGTTATCCTAAAGCAAAACTGTTAATTCTAGATAAAGAGAGTCAATGGGCATTCCACCAAACCAGTAATAATAGTGGTGTGATCCATTCTGGTATTTATTACAAGCCAGGTAGCTTTAAAGCAAAATTTTGCCGTGAGGGAAATATTTCCATGACAGAATTTTGTAATAAACATAATATTAGTCACGAAATATGCGGGAAAGTAATTGTTGCAACACAGCCACAAGAGTTATCTCTCCTTGAAAATCTTTATCAGCGTGGCTTAGCTAATGGACTTAAAGTAGAGAAAATTAGTGCTGAAGAAGTCAAAGAGGTTGAACCCCATGTAAGTTGTATCGCTGGATTACGCGTATTTTCCACAGGAATTGTCAGCTATCGCCAAGTTTGCCAAAAGTTAGTGGATATGATTAGAGATGACGGTGGCGAACTTTTGCTTAATGCCAATGTGACTCAGATTAAAGATATTTCTGAAGGCAAAGAAATAGATACAAGTCAAGGGATTTTCGCAACTCGAATGCTAATTAATTGCGGTGGTCTTCAAAGCGATCGCCTTGCAAGATTAGGCAATGTTGACCCACAGATACAGATTATTCCCTTTCGTGGAGAATACTATGAGTTAAAGCCTGAAAAAAGGTATTTAGTAAAGACTCTCATTTATCCTGTTCCTAATCCTAATTTCCCATTTTTGGGGGTTCACTTTACCAAAATGATTGATGGCACTGTTCATGCTGGTCCAAATGCTGTTCTGAGTCTTAAGCGTGAGGGATATCGCAAAACAGATTTTGATCTACGAGATGCTGCTGAAATTTTTTCCTATCCTGGTTTTTGGAAATTAGCCTCTAAGTATTCTAAAGATGGTATTCAAGAAATCATTCGTTCTTTTAGTAAAGCAGCATTTGTGCGTAGCCTTCAGCATCTGATTCCTGAGGTAACAGCAGATGATTTAGTGCCAACACATGCAGGAGTTCGTGCTCAAGCACTTAAATCTGATGGACAACTAGTTGATGATTTTTTAATTATTAAAGATCAAAAATCTATCAATGTCTGTAATGCACCGTCTCCAGCGGCTACTTCTTCTCTGGAAATTGGAAAAGCGATCGTTAAAGAATTAAGTAATTAACATAAAGCTTGTACCGCCCACTGCGTGAGCGGCACAAGCTTTATGTTTGTGTAGCTACTTAGATGAATATGATTCGTATTTTTCTTTTGTTAGACTAGCAACATATTGAGGATGATGCCACTTGCGAGCATATTCAATAGAAGCGTTAGCATGGTTTTGGAGTAGTTTACGATCTTCAATACACTGCTTTAAAACTGTCAAGATAGAGATAGGATCGGCATTAATAACTGCTTCTTGGACTTCCTTAGCCATTTGTAGTGGTAAAAAATGTAGATCTTCAGGGGCTATTCTTGCAATTACAGGTTTACCCATTGCCATTACTTCTACAGCAAATCCACCATACCAACCAATTAAGATCTGATCTATAACTAAATCTGCATCTTGATAAAGTTGTAAAGCTTGCGCGTGAGGAATATTTTCAATCACGCTAAAATCAAAGTATTCAGCATGGGTTTTTTCTAACTTTGCGATCGCCTTAAATATATAGTCACTCCCTTTTGCAGCACGATTAGTTGGAGCATGAATAATTTTTATTTTTTTACGTTCAAGTTTTGGAAGATTTACAGCTACTCCATCTAGACTAATAGAATAGGGAAGAAAAGAAGACATATGAGGCGGTAAGAAATACAGTAAGTCTGGATTTACTGCCCAAATATGCTGTACATACTTTTGCATCTTTATAATGCCTTTAAGCCGTAACTCATCTAACTTGCCAGAATTACATTGCCCATTGTAGCAAGTAGAATTATGACAGGCTGCTATTGCAGTACGTTGCATCGTGATATATTTCTGGCGAATATCACAGCCATTATAAGTTGCAAAAAGCTTAGCTTGTTTAGGATAAAATGGTAGCTCCAAATGATTAAGATGGTTCTGAGGCGAATGAAATAAAGATGAGCCAAAGTTGAAATGGAATATATCGTATTTATTTCTAATTTGAAAAAAGGTCTTTGTTAGCTTAGTAAACTTGGCGAATGGAGAAGAAATTTTATCTAGTCCTAAGTCAATATCACAAGCATATCCCAGCCATTCACTATTTCTTACTAAAACTTTGCTATCTAATCCGAGAGATCTTTCCCCTTGTGCGAGTCCCCAAGCCTGTCCACCTGTATATGTAGGTAAATGAAGAACTTTCATTGTTTTTATTAATCTTACTTTAGCACTTTATATTGAACAGCCATATTTTGGATTCCTTTCTCTATAGGCGTAAAAACTGGATTAAAAGTTGCTTGTAATAACTGAATATTTGCTATTAAACTAGATTGTCGATATTTGTCACTAATCTCTATATCAACTGGAAGATCGAGAGCTTGACTAATTAATTTTGTGATATGACGAATACTAACTACTTCATGACTACTAATATTTAGTAAATAGCTTTTTAAGTTTGAAGAAGTTATACATTGCAGAAAAATTTTGACAAGATCTACTACATTAATTAGTGATATTCTCAGTCCATCTATATCGTTTGCATCAATAGAATTACGATCAACAAAAACCTTTCTTCTTTGTAAGACAGCATTGAATAAATTGGGAATTAATTTGTCAGTTTGCCCTGTCCCATATACACCAAACAATCGCATAATTGTTACGTCAAAGTCATTGCGAAATAAGGATAATGATTCCTCCGCATGTATTTTGCTCAATGCATACCAGTTATTCCGATTAATTGGGGCATCTTCACTGAGTGGTTCAAAACTTGGAGCATAAACATTGCCTGTAGATGTGTAAATGAAATGCTTAACATTTGCTCTACGGGCTATCTCAGCAACTTTAACTGCACTAACTACATTTACATTTAGTAAATGCTCTGCCATTTCTGGGACTTGTCGATAGTATGGTGATTGAGAAAGATAAATGACTGTATGCGTATCTGGTGGAATAGAAAATTGACTAGATAGCAAACCTGTATCTGCACATATACCATGATGTTCAGCAGAACTACATCCTATAACGTCGATATTTTGGTCTAGTAGATAATTGAACAGATTTTTTCCTAAAAAGCCACCTGAGCCGATGATTAAGACTTTCATATAGTAACTCCTAAATCTTGGTAAGCATTTTTTAGCCTATCGGCAAATGCTTCCAATGTGAAATATTTTTCAATATATTGGCGGCTTTTAATTCCAATCTCTCTTAAACGATCTCGATCATTTACAAGTTCTTCAATATCCTGCACTAGTGTATCAATATGAGTATTTATAATTGGACATTCTTCAGGGCTCAACAGATATTCTTGCGGCTTTCGGATGTAACACATCACAGGTTTTCCCATTGCCATACCTTCAATAGCAAAGTAGCCATGAAATCCTATTAAGCATTGGTCAAATATGATATCAGCAGATCTATACATCTCAAGAGCCTTTTCATTAGCAACTTTTTCGACTAGAACTAGTTCTATCTGTGTACCTTTGGCAATTAGTCTTTCTACGGCTTCGATTAGGTAATGTGTTCCTTTGAAGGCTCGATGGTTAGGAGCGTGGACAATGCGTACAGGTTTTGTGTGATCGCTAGTTGGATATACAGCCTTATACTTTGCAGCCTTAGCACCATAGAGATCTAATGGCCAAAAAAATAGATCGTTACGACTTCCTATTGTGTACTCCATCATATCGCCCATGGCAAACACACCTGTTGAATAGTGTGTGAGTTTATTTATACGCATTTTACGGCTATACTCGTCACAAATACAGGCTTTTCCAATGGCAGGACATTCTGTACAACAATTGGGATGTCCTAATTTTTCTGTGGTTTGACGACTCCGTACATCTGCACCATAAGTCCAGAAAAAAACCGAGATACCTAATTTTTTGTAAACCAATAATTCCTTAAAACTTGACTGTAAAGGTTTACGCCCAAGTAAAACACCTCGATCCATGTACATATGGATACGGTCAGCCCATAGGCAAACCCAAATAAAAACAAATAAAGAGGTTAGTTTACCTACCAAAGGGATAGTTGTCCAAGCACTCAAATTATAGTCAAAGTCACTAGTAATAAAATAAGTATCATAGACCAATGATTTTGCATTAACTCCTAAAAGAGCTTCTGCTTTTGCTTTAACTGCTAATGTAATAATTGGTGTGCCTGTCCAGAGGCTATTTAATCTTAGATTAGTAGGCTGAGTTCTTATAGAAATAAACTTAACTAGCCACCTCACTGGAAATAGTAATAAGCCTATACCTAAAAAAACATAAGACAAAAGATCATAACCAAACCAAAATAATCTTTTCACAGCGAGGGTTTAGTTAGGAGGACAGAGATACCATTCGGATTTGCATCATTAAACTTGTAATCGCTTACACCTAACTCTTGTAACCAACCCGCTACTTCTGTTTCTGTATGTTGCCAAGCATTATGGGGATGATACCAATCAAAGTTAACCATATTATTCGTTTCAAAATCGAAAGCATCATTCCAAAAACATTTAACAAAATTGTAGTAGAAAAGACGTTGGACATCATGGGTTCCTGCTGGTATACCCAATACTGGAATATCTTTCTCAAGGGTAATTTTGGCATTGAGATGACTAAGTTCTCTGCCTAATTCGGTAAGTCCCTCACAGGCTTTGTAGCATTCATCTGGCTCTAGATGTGTAAAATGCTCACGAATGTAGCGATCGCAGAACTGCCTTGCTGCACCCATCTGCTTATAAACATAGAAGAACATCTGTCCATTGGGTTTGAGTTTTTTATAAACTGCAAACAAAGCTTTTTTCGTATCGGGTGTATGATGTAAAACTCCATCAGCAATAATGAAATCAAAGGAGCAGTCAGCAAATGGCATAGACATTAGATCTGCTTGGACAACATGGCAATTTGCAAGATGTTTCGTATTCTCAAAAGTGGTATAAGCAGCATCTGAAACATCTACTGAAAAGACCTCTCCTTGAGTATTTTCAGCCATGAATTTCGTGTTAAAGCCAGAACCTGGTCCAACTTCCAAAATACCACTAAACTGTTGATAAAAAGACTTAAGTTCTTCTAATGTGGAAAGCCCTAGTTTTTTGCAGTACCACCCATAAAGAAATTCTTGATGATTTGATTCCAAGCCATAGTTCTTAAATCGATTCCACTTATCAGAAAAAGTTTCATTAGTTCTTAACTGATCTTCTTGATGATTTTGTATAAAATGTCCATTGATGGAAGGTAAATTATATTTTTTTTGGAACCAAGTAAAGTCAGGCTTCAATAAACCAGATAAGAAACATGGAACTCCTTTAATTATTGGATACCAGCATTGGTGACTATCCCAAATTACCCCTTCAATAATCTGAGTATCTTTCTCCACAAATGATATTAATGAGAAACGATTTAGATATAGATTTTGACTTATGCAATTGACTAGTTCCTTTTTCATGATTTATATCCTTATAATAAATAAACTGCTAAACACTTAATGGGGATCATCTCATCTGTGCAACGATACATTTAGAATTAGAAGTCTCTAACAGTAGGCTTTTCGGGAAACTGCTTATCTATAAAAACAAAATACCAAAATTTAATATTTTAGAATCTTAGGGCTGATGATGTTATTTTGATTCTGAGTATTTCTACTAATTATGTATGTAATTGTGATG containing:
- a CDS encoding NAD-dependent epimerase/dehydratase family protein, yielding MKVLIIGSGGFLGKNLFNYLLDQNIDVIGCSSAEHHGICADTGLLSSQFSIPPDTHTVIYLSQSPYYRQVPEMAEHLLNVNVVSAVKVAEIARRANVKHFIYTSTGNVYAPSFEPLSEDAPINRNNWYALSKIHAEESLSLFRNDFDVTIMRLFGVYGTGQTDKLIPNLFNAVLQRRKVFVDRNSIDANDIDGLRISLINVVDLVKIFLQCITSSNLKSYLLNISSHEVVSIRHITKLISQALDLPVDIEISDKYRQSSLIANIQLLQATFNPVFTPIEKGIQNMAVQYKVLK
- a CDS encoding glycosyltransferase family 1 protein, translated to MKRLFWFGYDLLSYVFLGIGLLLFPVRWLVKFISIRTQPTNLRLNSLWTGTPIITLAVKAKAEALLGVNAKSLVYDTYFITSDFDYNLSAWTTIPLVGKLTSLFVFIWVCLWADRIHMYMDRGVLLGRKPLQSSFKELLVYKKLGISVFFWTYGADVRSRQTTEKLGHPNCCTECPAIGKACICDEYSRKMRINKLTHYSTGVFAMGDMMEYTIGSRNDLFFWPLDLYGAKAAKYKAVYPTSDHTKPVRIVHAPNHRAFKGTHYLIEAVERLIAKGTQIELVLVEKVANEKALEMYRSADIIFDQCLIGFHGYFAIEGMAMGKPVMCYIRKPQEYLLSPEECPIINTHIDTLVQDIEELVNDRDRLREIGIKSRQYIEKYFTLEAFADRLKNAYQDLGVTI
- a CDS encoding class I SAM-dependent methyltransferase is translated as MKKELVNCISQNLYLNRFSLISFVEKDTQIIEGVIWDSHQCWYPIIKGVPCFLSGLLKPDFTWFQKKYNLPSINGHFIQNHQEDQLRTNETFSDKWNRFKNYGLESNHQEFLYGWYCKKLGLSTLEELKSFYQQFSGILEVGPGSGFNTKFMAENTQGEVFSVDVSDAAYTTFENTKHLANCHVVQADLMSMPFADCSFDFIIADGVLHHTPDTKKALFAVYKKLKPNGQMFFYVYKQMGAARQFCDRYIREHFTHLEPDECYKACEGLTELGRELSHLNAKITLEKDIPVLGIPAGTHDVQRLFYYNFVKCFWNDAFDFETNNMVNFDWYHPHNAWQHTETEVAGWLQELGVSDYKFNDANPNGISVLLTKPSL